The Nitrospira tepida genome includes a window with the following:
- a CDS encoding eCIS core domain-containing protein: MAASADLTSTESKPSDEEGSRCPSWRADPESISKRAAETYAQHDMTPPSHATVERIDCGPPNWLGNYGCYVHFSDGLVLRVIVRAKDIVVGVPPITNLTPPAATPLCFYDYACPEGQLVLTVKECKSAKATGPTLVGQRRAAPGVTGSMDAPALVNDVLATAGRPLDPSARTFFESRFGYDFGRVRVHTDARAAESARAVHALAYTVGNRIVFGEGQFRPDTGEGQRVLAHELTHVVQQGGAGPSEAHSGRSAPRLGPPDGSYGQKAERAVNPRIPLGIQRLGANPGCSEEEIKTIHQSIFNARGWLNKAIAKMETTPTPSKVIKSLRRNFGPTYGVAANIPLIVGRLRRGYREISTIPIRCAGTETAECAAGHCGLANKGAGGHETTICRNVTLDEGTSSVYQAGCVLHESFHAAFSNFTVDEYSGWHGHAGSTPTYPGRGTAPLLNADSYTTLAMDLS, translated from the coding sequence ATGGCTGCATCCGCGGACCTCACCTCCACGGAGAGCAAGCCCTCCGATGAGGAGGGCAGCCGGTGTCCGAGTTGGCGGGCAGACCCGGAGAGTATCAGCAAGCGGGCAGCCGAGACCTATGCACAACACGACATGACCCCACCCTCCCACGCCACCGTGGAGAGAATCGACTGCGGCCCTCCGAACTGGTTAGGCAACTATGGGTGTTATGTCCATTTCAGCGACGGGCTCGTGCTGCGGGTGATCGTGCGGGCCAAGGATATCGTCGTCGGCGTTCCGCCGATTACGAACCTGACGCCGCCCGCGGCGACGCCGCTGTGTTTTTACGACTATGCCTGCCCCGAGGGGCAGTTGGTGCTGACCGTCAAGGAATGCAAGAGCGCCAAGGCGACAGGACCGACGCTCGTCGGGCAACGGCGCGCCGCCCCCGGCGTAACTGGCTCGATGGACGCTCCGGCCTTGGTGAACGACGTGCTGGCTACCGCGGGCCGGCCATTGGACCCCAGCGCGCGCACGTTCTTCGAGTCGCGATTCGGGTACGACTTCGGGAGGGTGCGTGTCCACACGGATGCGCGCGCGGCGGAGTCCGCAAGGGCGGTCCATGCGCTGGCCTATACGGTGGGGAACCGGATCGTGTTTGGAGAAGGACAGTTCCGGCCAGACACCGGAGAGGGACAGCGGGTTCTGGCCCACGAGCTGACCCATGTCGTGCAGCAGGGCGGCGCCGGTCCCAGCGAAGCCCATTCGGGGAGATCCGCTCCTCGTCTTGGTCCTCCTGATGGCTCTTATGGGCAAAAGGCCGAGCGGGCCGTGAACCCTCGGATTCCGCTTGGCATCCAGCGATTAGGGGCCAACCCCGGTTGTTCGGAGGAGGAGATCAAGACGATTCATCAGTCCATCTTCAACGCCAGGGGGTGGTTAAACAAGGCGATCGCCAAGATGGAAACGACGCCGACGCCTTCCAAGGTCATCAAGAGCCTGCGCCGTAATTTCGGACCGACCTACGGGGTCGCCGCCAACATTCCTCTGATCGTGGGCCGGCTGCGTAGGGGCTATCGGGAAATCAGCACGATCCCGATCCGATGCGCCGGAACGGAAACAGCCGAATGCGCGGCCGGCCACTGCGGATTAGCCAATAAAGGGGCGGGCGGCCACGAGACGACCATCTGCCGGAATGTCACGTTGGATGAAGGGACGTCCAGCGTCTATCAGGCCGGTTGCGTGCTTCACGAATCGTTCCATGCGGCCTTTTCCAATTTTACCGTTGATGAGTACTCGGGCTGGCATGGGCATGCGGGCTCGACCCCGACGTATCCTGGCAGGGGCACCGCCCCGTTGCTCAATGCCGACTCGTACACGACGCTGGCAATGGATCTGTCATAG